The following coding sequences are from one Devosia yakushimensis window:
- a CDS encoding beta-glucosidase encodes MNDMTKTIDDLIAALTLEEQVSLLSGEDFWSLPAVERLGIAKLRVSDGPNGARGGGGLLGGVKAAAFPVGISLGASWNVELLREVGVALAAETKSKGAHMLLAPTVNIQRSVSNGRNFECYSEDPILTAELGAAYIGGLQSQGISATVKHFAGNESEIERTTMSSVIDERTLREVYLIPFEWAVKKGGTKGVMTAYNKVNGDFASEHNWLLTDVLRGDWGFDGLVMSDWFGSHSTAPTVNAGLDLEMPGPARDRGEKLIAAVEAGQVSRETIGDRVRAILSVMAWTGALADKGPHVEKAEDRPEHRALIRRAGAEGMVLLKNESVLPLPAGQRIAVIGPNAKIAQIMGGGSSQINPHYRVSPWDGLVSALGEEELVYAPGCGNARFEPLLTGALKIDYFANRTLSGEAVHSETMEAAEAFWLDMVGGGKVRADQFSARLTAQYVPERSGTYRVGIASAGLSRVYVDGKLVADAWSNWTRGRTFFEEGCDEVVGEVALEAGKPADITIEFASKDHSVLGVAAFRMGIGLPMGEADIAAAVEAAAGADVALVFIGRNGEWDTEGSDLPQIELPGAQNELVSAVARANSKTIVVLQTGGPVEMPWVDEVAGIVQAWYPGQEAGNAIADVLLGKAEPGGRLAQTFPAKWSDNPAFSQDLRVYPGLDGEVEYREGVFIGYRHYDQHGIRPLFPFGFGLSYTSFAYEAMAVDASAFEAKGAVSVSLDVRNTGTRAGSTLVQLYVSPAEAPVARPKKELKAFAKVALEPGETRRVDLTLDARAFAYFDVGTGAWLVAPGTYRLVLGTDAETLLSEETVLRTSPIVLRP; translated from the coding sequence ATGAACGATATGACGAAGACCATAGACGATCTGATCGCGGCACTGACGCTGGAGGAGCAGGTGTCGCTGCTGTCCGGCGAAGATTTCTGGTCGCTTCCCGCGGTCGAGCGGCTGGGTATTGCCAAGCTGCGCGTTTCGGATGGACCGAATGGCGCGCGGGGCGGCGGGGGCCTGCTGGGTGGCGTCAAAGCCGCCGCTTTCCCGGTCGGCATCAGCCTTGGGGCGAGCTGGAATGTCGAGCTATTGCGGGAAGTGGGGGTGGCGCTTGCCGCCGAAACGAAATCGAAGGGCGCGCATATGCTGCTGGCGCCCACGGTCAATATCCAGCGTTCGGTCAGCAATGGCCGCAATTTCGAATGCTATTCGGAAGACCCCATCCTCACCGCCGAGCTGGGCGCGGCCTATATCGGAGGGCTGCAGAGCCAGGGTATCTCGGCGACGGTCAAGCATTTTGCCGGCAATGAATCCGAGATCGAGCGCACCACGATGAGCTCGGTGATCGATGAGCGGACCCTGCGCGAAGTCTATCTGATCCCCTTTGAATGGGCGGTGAAGAAGGGCGGCACCAAGGGGGTGATGACGGCCTATAACAAGGTCAATGGCGATTTCGCATCCGAGCATAATTGGCTTCTGACCGACGTGCTGCGTGGCGATTGGGGCTTTGACGGGCTGGTCATGTCCGACTGGTTCGGCTCCCACTCCACCGCGCCAACGGTCAATGCTGGGCTCGATCTGGAAATGCCGGGCCCCGCACGCGATCGCGGGGAAAAGCTCATTGCCGCGGTCGAAGCGGGTCAAGTGTCGCGCGAGACCATTGGGGATCGGGTCCGCGCCATTCTTTCGGTCATGGCCTGGACCGGCGCACTGGCAGACAAAGGCCCCCATGTAGAGAAGGCCGAGGATCGTCCCGAGCATCGCGCGCTGATCCGTCGGGCCGGCGCCGAAGGCATGGTGCTGCTCAAGAATGAGAGCGTGCTCCCCCTGCCGGCAGGCCAGCGGATCGCGGTGATCGGCCCCAATGCCAAGATCGCGCAGATCATGGGCGGGGGCTCGTCCCAGATCAATCCGCATTATCGCGTCAGCCCCTGGGACGGGCTCGTCTCGGCGCTGGGCGAGGAGGAATTGGTCTATGCTCCCGGCTGCGGCAATGCCCGGTTCGAGCCGCTGCTGACCGGCGCGCTCAAGATCGATTACTTCGCCAACCGCACCCTGTCGGGCGAAGCGGTTCATAGCGAAACCATGGAAGCGGCGGAGGCCTTCTGGCTCGATATGGTTGGCGGCGGCAAGGTCCGGGCCGATCAGTTTTCCGCCCGTCTCACGGCTCAATATGTTCCCGAGCGCAGCGGCACCTATCGCGTCGGCATCGCTTCGGCGGGTCTCTCCAGGGTCTATGTCGATGGCAAGCTCGTTGCCGATGCCTGGAGCAATTGGACACGCGGCCGCACCTTCTTTGAAGAAGGGTGCGACGAAGTGGTGGGCGAAGTTGCGCTGGAAGCCGGCAAGCCGGCTGATATCACCATCGAATTTGCCAGCAAGGACCATTCCGTTCTGGGCGTTGCCGCGTTCCGCATGGGGATCGGCCTGCCCATGGGCGAGGCCGATATTGCAGCGGCCGTGGAGGCTGCCGCCGGCGCCGATGTTGCGCTGGTCTTTATCGGCCGCAATGGCGAATGGGATACCGAGGGCAGCGATCTGCCCCAGATCGAGCTGCCCGGCGCCCAGAATGAATTGGTCAGCGCGGTGGCCCGTGCCAATAGCAAGACCATAGTGGTGCTGCAGACCGGTGGGCCGGTTGAGATGCCTTGGGTGGATGAGGTCGCCGGCATCGTCCAGGCCTGGTATCCGGGCCAGGAAGCGGGCAATGCCATTGCCGATGTGCTGCTGGGCAAGGCTGAGCCCGGCGGGCGGCTGGCGCAGACATTCCCGGCCAAATGGTCGGACAATCCCGCCTTCAGCCAGGACCTGCGGGTCTATCCGGGCCTGGATGGCGAAGTGGAATATCGCGAAGGGGTCTTCATCGGCTATCGCCACTATGACCAGCATGGCATACGTCCGCTGTTCCCCTTCGGCTTTGGCCTCAGCTATACCAGCTTTGCCTATGAGGCCATGGCGGTCGATGCCAGCGCTTTCGAGGCCAAGGGCGCCGTTTCGGTGAGCCTTGATGTGCGCAATACCGGGACACGGGCCGGGTCCACATTGGTCCAGCTTTATGTGTCGCCGGCCGAGGCGCCGGTGGCGCGGCCGAAGAAGGAATTGAAGGCCTTTGCCAAGGTGGCGCTGGAGCCGGGGGAAACGCGGCGGGTCGATCTGACGCTCGATGCCCGCGCCTTTGCCTATTTCGATGTCGGCACCGGCGCCTGGCTGGTGGCCCCGGGGACTTACCGGCTTGTGCTGGGGACCGATGCCGAAACCCTGTTGAGCGAGGAAACCGTTCTGCGCACGAGCCCCATCGTGTTGCGGCCATGA
- a CDS encoding formylglycine-generating enzyme family protein, with amino-acid sequence MPQVSGGKPVDVIRVAGGRSFVGTDRPEISQDGEGPEREVTLADFGLEAQTVTVARFAAFVAATGYVTEAERFGWSAVFFGDEAHLKSAAAIGSNLPWWHRIDEANWRQPEGVGSTIHDRLDHPVTQVSWADANAFASWVGGRLPSEAEWEHAARGGARKRRFPWGEQEPDDQTILANIWQGQFPNNNSLVDGFERTAPARSFQPSELGFYNMAGNVWEWTRDTFRVRSLSKQARLRNGQALAHSEKVLKGGSFLCHISYCYRYRIAARMALSPDSAASNAGFRVAFDL; translated from the coding sequence TTGCCGCAGGTTAGCGGTGGCAAGCCGGTGGATGTGATCCGCGTCGCGGGCGGGCGGAGCTTTGTCGGCACCGACCGCCCCGAAATTTCCCAGGATGGGGAGGGACCCGAACGCGAGGTGACGCTGGCCGATTTCGGGCTTGAGGCGCAGACCGTCACCGTCGCCCGCTTTGCCGCATTCGTCGCGGCCACCGGTTATGTGACCGAGGCCGAGCGGTTCGGCTGGTCTGCCGTGTTCTTCGGCGACGAGGCGCATCTGAAATCGGCGGCGGCGATCGGTTCGAACCTGCCCTGGTGGCATCGGATCGACGAGGCCAATTGGCGCCAGCCCGAGGGGGTGGGCAGCACGATCCATGACAGGCTTGATCATCCGGTGACGCAGGTTTCCTGGGCCGATGCGAATGCCTTTGCCAGCTGGGTGGGCGGCCGCCTGCCGAGCGAGGCCGAGTGGGAGCATGCAGCCCGGGGCGGCGCGCGCAAGCGCCGCTTTCCCTGGGGTGAGCAAGAGCCCGATGACCAGACGATCCTTGCCAATATCTGGCAGGGACAGTTTCCCAATAACAATAGCCTGGTGGATGGCTTCGAGCGCACTGCCCCGGCCCGCAGCTTTCAGCCCAGCGAACTCGGCTTTTACAATATGGCCGGCAATGTGTGGGAATGGACGCGCGACACTTTCCGGGTCCGCTCGCTGTCCAAGCAAGCGCGGCTGCGCAATGGCCAGGCCCTCGCCCACTCTGAAAAGGTGCTCAAGGGCGGCTCGTTCCTTTGCCACATCTCCTATTGCTACCGATACCGCATCGCTGCGCGCATGGCCCTGTCGCCTGACAGTGCCGCCAGCAATGCCGGGTTCCGCGTGGCGTTCGACCTCTAG
- a CDS encoding sulfatase family protein: MRPNIIFIMSDDHAARAISAYGAGLNHTPNLDRLANEGMRHDATYVTNSICTPSRAAILTGTYNHVNCVTTLHTEIDNRLPNVAKHLRQGGYRTGMFGKWHMGEGKAHNPTGFDEWAVVPGQGDYWDPKFIFPDGSSRIPGYATDIITDMSLDFIEKSGDQPFFLMCHHKAPHRNFEPHPKYDHLWANEDIPLPETFNDDYSNRAAAAAAAKMRIRSDMNYEDLGLVTPSGPAEKVGPLMLDVISWMRKVPELQPGQTITVICSTTGENFTFEDPQKFAEFKYQRYMKRYLRTVQSIDENVGRLLDYLDEKGLAENTIVIYTSDQGFFLGEHGWFDKRFMYEESLQMPFLARYPKAIEPGSVSSDIACNVDFAPTFLDYAGLPLPSYMQGRTMRPVLEGRTPDDWDQLTYHRYWMHNDDIHEAWAHYGVRDQRYKLIYWYNDDLGQLGARPNGAPPEWELFDCEKDPHELNNVAANPDYAGVFGDMLSKLDAKMAEIGDLPEHDSSLVRAALAA, encoded by the coding sequence ATGCGCCCGAACATCATTTTCATCATGAGCGACGACCATGCCGCAAGGGCGATTTCCGCCTATGGGGCAGGGCTCAACCATACGCCCAATCTCGACCGGCTGGCCAATGAGGGCATGCGCCACGACGCCACTTACGTCACAAATTCCATCTGCACCCCCAGCCGCGCCGCCATCCTCACCGGCACCTATAATCACGTCAATTGCGTCACCACGCTCCATACCGAAATCGACAATCGTTTGCCCAATGTTGCCAAGCACTTACGCCAGGGCGGCTACCGCACCGGCATGTTCGGCAAGTGGCATATGGGCGAGGGGAAAGCGCATAACCCCACCGGGTTCGACGAATGGGCCGTGGTCCCCGGCCAGGGCGATTACTGGGATCCCAAATTCATCTTCCCCGATGGCAGCAGCCGCATTCCCGGCTACGCCACCGACATCATCACCGATATGAGCCTTGATTTCATTGAGAAATCGGGCGACCAGCCGTTCTTCCTGATGTGCCACCATAAGGCGCCGCATCGCAATTTCGAGCCGCATCCGAAATACGATCATCTCTGGGCCAACGAAGACATTCCGCTGCCCGAAACCTTCAACGACGACTATTCCAACCGCGCCGCCGCCGCTGCCGCCGCCAAGATGCGCATCCGCTCGGACATGAACTACGAGGACCTCGGCCTCGTAACCCCTTCTGGCCCCGCAGAAAAAGTCGGACCCCTCATGCTCGACGTCATTTCCTGGATGCGCAAGGTGCCCGAATTGCAACCCGGGCAAACCATCACCGTCATCTGTTCGACGACCGGGGAAAACTTCACCTTCGAGGACCCGCAGAAATTCGCCGAGTTCAAATACCAGCGCTACATGAAGCGCTACCTCCGGACGGTGCAATCGATCGACGAGAATGTCGGGCGGCTGCTCGATTATCTCGACGAGAAGGGTTTGGCCGAGAACACCATCGTCATCTACACTTCCGACCAGGGCTTTTTCCTGGGCGAACATGGCTGGTTCGACAAGCGGTTCATGTATGAGGAAAGCCTGCAAATGCCGTTCCTGGCGCGCTATCCCAAGGCCATCGAGCCGGGCTCGGTGAGCAGCGATATCGCCTGTAACGTCGATTTTGCTCCGACCTTCCTCGACTATGCCGGACTGCCGCTGCCCAGCTATATGCAGGGCCGCACCATGCGGCCGGTGCTGGAAGGCAGGACGCCCGATGACTGGGACCAGCTGACCTATCACCGCTACTGGATGCACAATGACGACATCCACGAGGCCTGGGCGCATTACGGCGTGCGCGACCAGCGTTACAAGCTCATCTACTGGTACAATGACGATCTGGGGCAGCTCGGCGCCCGGCCCAATGGCGCCCCGCCGGAATGGGAACTTTTCGATTGCGAAAAGGACCCACATGAGTTGAACAACGTTGCTGCGAACCCCGATTATGCCGGCGTGTTCGGAGATATGTTGTCCAAGCTCGATGCCAAGATGGCCGAGATCGGCGACCTGCCTGAGCATGACAGCAGCCTGGTTCGCGCAGCGCTGGCAGCATAG
- a CDS encoding sulfite exporter TauE/SafE family protein, whose protein sequence is MPIYLPIAELSVDLFFLLGIGAAIGFISGLFGVGGGFLLTPMLLFAGVPAPVAVASVTAQVVASSTSGALSYFRRGAMDIKMGGYLVFGGLFGSALGVWIFGRLSAMGQLELFLSLGYLLLLGSIGSLMFVEAARALLNRNKERPAVRRRLPGQAPWVQRLPWRTRFRKSQLYISVVPVIGIGFVIGIIGALLGIGGGFVLVPALVYILRVPGKVVVGTSLLHLLAVMAVTCFLHALQTQSVDGLLAFCLMIGSVAGAQFGASAGQHLPGEQLRGLLALLILAIAIRFGLGLVISPTDPFSLTRLGFGDG, encoded by the coding sequence ATGCCCATCTATCTGCCCATTGCCGAACTCTCCGTGGACCTCTTTTTCCTGCTGGGGATCGGTGCGGCCATCGGCTTCATTTCCGGCCTCTTCGGGGTGGGCGGCGGGTTCCTTCTGACCCCGATGCTGCTTTTTGCCGGTGTTCCGGCGCCTGTCGCGGTCGCCTCGGTGACGGCGCAGGTGGTTGCCTCCTCGACATCGGGGGCGCTGTCCTATTTCCGCCGTGGCGCCATGGACATCAAGATGGGCGGCTATCTGGTGTTTGGCGGGCTCTTCGGCTCGGCCCTGGGTGTGTGGATTTTCGGCAGACTGAGCGCGATGGGGCAGCTGGAACTGTTCCTGTCGCTCGGCTATTTGCTGCTTTTGGGCTCGATCGGTAGCCTGATGTTTGTCGAGGCTGCCCGGGCCCTTCTGAACCGTAACAAGGAAAGGCCAGCCGTGCGCCGCCGTCTGCCGGGGCAAGCGCCATGGGTTCAGCGCTTGCCATGGCGAACGCGGTTCCGCAAATCGCAGCTTTATATTTCCGTCGTTCCGGTGATCGGTATCGGCTTTGTCATCGGCATTATCGGTGCATTACTGGGGATTGGCGGCGGATTCGTCCTGGTGCCGGCGCTGGTCTACATCCTGCGGGTGCCAGGCAAGGTCGTGGTGGGCACCTCGCTGCTACATCTGCTTGCCGTCATGGCGGTGACGTGTTTCCTGCATGCCCTGCAGACGCAATCGGTGGATGGGCTGCTGGCCTTTTGCCTGATGATCGGCAGTGTCGCGGGGGCGCAATTCGGTGCCAGCGCCGGCCAGCATCTGCCGGGCGAGCAGTTGCGGGGCCTATTGGCATTGCTGATCCTGGCCATTGCCATACGGTTCGGCCTAGGCCTCGTGATCTCGCCGACCGATCCGTTCAGTCTCACCAGACTTGGGTTTGGAGACGGATGA